The proteins below come from a single Sorghum bicolor cultivar BTx623 chromosome 4, Sorghum_bicolor_NCBIv3, whole genome shotgun sequence genomic window:
- the LOC8073973 gene encoding uncharacterized protein LOC8073973, with protein sequence MASAAPARHVHIEALQTALPTRAVEPGRARPVSVAAAAAPLPAAALQRRARVVLYYRAAADAPAPWSQEEALLVKESLSEAVADHPEMAGRLRRSGSGSGSGSSWEVKLNDTGVRLVLATVEAAVDDFVGAGVNEEDRERWEAALAPWTHVDADDPDMCALCFVQLTRFQGDGGYAVGVSCSLMLCDPLSLARFLLSWARTHAALKAQNKAAAIPMMQYAGYFSRPNTMTRRIKSIPLDAFAVVGGGTETVLFRASGAPDHRALARACVDEASDRLGGAGAADKVPRRLSLLVVARDGVGDNPRGMSVETCTADGQPVAVPGGSGNKPEVAQWQDLGLEEFALRESKPVHVSCSIVTGGEDEGLVVVMPDGKGFLVTVTIPK encoded by the exons ATGGCGTCCGCCGCGCCTGCGCGCCACGTCCACATCGAGGCCCTGCAGACGGCGCTGCCGACGCGCGCGGTGGAGCCCGGGCGTGCGCGCCCCGTGTCCGTGGCCGCAGCCGCGGCCCCGCTCCCCGCCGCCGCGCTGCAGCGCAGGGCCCGCGTGGTGCTCTACTACCGCGCGGCCGCCGACGCGCCGGCGCCGTGGAGCCAGGAGGAGGCGCTCCTGGTGAAGGAGTCGCTGAGCGAGGCCGTGGCGGACCACCCGGAGATGGCAGGCCGGCTCCGTCGGAGCGGGTCCGGGTCCGGGTCCGGGTCCAGCTGGGAGGTGAAGCTCAACGACACGGGCGTCAGGCTCGTGCTGGCCACCGTGGAGGCCGCGGTGGACGACTTCGTCGGCGCCGGCGTGAACGAGGAGGACCGCGAGCGCTGGGAGGCCGCGCTCGCGCCGTGGACCCACGTGGACGCCGACGATCCCGATATGTGCGCCCTCTGCTTCGTACAG CTGACACGGTTCCAGGGCGACGGGGGATACGCCGTGGGCGTGAGCTGCAGCCTGATGCTGTGCGACCCGCTGTCGCTGGCGCGGTTCCTCCTCTCCTGGGCGCGCACGCACGCGGCGCTGAAGGCGCAGAACAAGGCCGCCGCCATCCCGATGATGCAGTACGCGGGCTACTTCAGCCGCCCCAACACCATGACCCGCCGCATCAAGTCCATCCCGCTCGACGCCTtcgccgtcgtcggcggcggcacCGAGACCGTGCTCTTCAGAGCCTCCGGGGCGCCCGACCACCGCGCGCTCGCCAGGGCCTGCGTCGACGAGGCCAGCGACAGgctcggcggcgccggcgcggccGACAAGGTGCCGCGGCGGCTCTCGCTCCTCGTCGTCGCCAGGGACGGCGTCGGGGACAACCCGAGAGGGATGAGCGTGGAGACGTGCACCGCGGATGGCCAGCCGGTGGCGGTCCCCGGCGGCTCTGGCAACAAGCCGGAGGTTGCGCAGTGGCAGGACCTCGGGCTGGAGGAGTTTGCGCTCAGGGAGAGCAAGCCCGTGCACGTGTCCTGCAGCATCGTGACCGGCGGGGAGGATGAAGGGCTCGTCGTCGTGATGCCCGATGGCAAAGGGTTTCTGGTCACGGTGACCATCCCCAAATAG